One window of Schistocerca cancellata isolate TAMUIC-IGC-003103 chromosome 9, iqSchCanc2.1, whole genome shotgun sequence genomic DNA carries:
- the LOC126101072 gene encoding protein takeout-like, protein MTPAASRSVAQNKWVSKLMWRCGESVWSEREYWNIKNFTVKMDLGKVHIQLDNLFNGAKVLGKNINKFLNENMNLLVQDLKPGIELA, encoded by the exons ATGACGCCTGCAGCATCACGATCCGTGGCTCAGAATAAA TGGGTTTCGAAGCTGATGTGGAGATGTGGGGAGAGCGTTTGGAGCGAGAGGGAGTACTGGAATATCAAGAACTTCACAGTCAAGATGGATCTTGGGAAGGTCCACATACAGCTTGACAACCTATTCAATGGCGCCAAGGTGCTGG GTAAGAACATAAACAAGTTCTTGAACGAGAACATGAACCTGTTGGTACAGGACCTGAAACCGGGGATCGAGTTGGCGTAG